Genomic segment of Candidatus Dormiibacterota bacterium:
TTGCGCACTTCGTTCATACCGACCGCGTGGTTGGAGCTGGCAAACACCACGTGCTTGACGCCGTTGAGGCGGGCCGCTTCGAACACCGTGTACGTGCCGCCGATATTGGTCGTATAGACGTCGTCCCAGGCGGCATCGACGGCGACCACTCCGGCCAGATGGACGACGGCGTCGCAGCCGCGCAGGGCGGCGTTCATCGCTTCGGCATCGCGAATATCGGCACACACATCGGCGTCCTCGCGATCGATGCGTACGAGCGTGTGGTCGGCCGCGAGATCGGCGCAAAGGCGCGCGCCGATCGTTCCGTTAGCTCCGGTTACGGCAATTTTTCGGATCGTCATGTTGCTTCCCATGCGGCAAATCCCGCCGTTTCCCCGCTGCCTAACGGACGAATCTCCACCGACGCCGGAAGACGCTTTCGCAGATCCTCCCACCCCGATGCGGCGGAGAGGATCACGCATCGCGCGCCGCGTTCGCGCGCGAGCGATACGATCTGCGCCGAGTTCTCGGCCAGTTCGGCTTCAAGATCGCTCGCGCGGGCGAAGAGAACCGCGCGCTCTTCGCGATCGACGAGCAGCGCGCGATGTCCGCGCTCGATCAATCCGCGCGCCGCATCGAGCGTCGCGGGCGAGATGCCTGCGATGATCATCGACGGCATCTGCAACCCGAAGATGCGAGTTACGAGGATCGCGCTGGCGGTCGAAAGCACGATCGTGGTCATGATGACCAAAAACAGCACGCCCGCAAGCACGCCGCCACCCCGCAAGCCCCACGCCGGCAACTGCGTCGCGTAGTACGTGGCGAGCGAGACGGCAACGATACCCCGGGGGAAGATCGTCATCATCAGCACGCGTTCCGGCCAGGTATACGCGCCGGTCTGGGTGGCGGCCAACACCGTGATGATGCGGAATGCCACTAACGCGGCAACGATGGCAAGCGCGGGCACGACCAGCGCGCCGAGTTGGCCGAGCTCGATCTGCGAAGCGAGCAGCACGAACACGGTCGATAGGGCGAGCATCGAAAGATCTTCTTTGAACGAACGTAACAAGCGTTCGTGCGGGAGCGTCTTTAAATCCATGACCATGCCGCAAGCCACCACGCCGACCAGGCCGCTTTCGTGCGAGACCAGTTCGGCGATCGCGTAGGCCGAGAAGCCGATGAGCAGCACGTAGATCTTGCTGATATCGCTCGAGGACCGCGTAGCGAACCCCATCGTACGCTGCCCCAGGAATCCCAGCAGCACGCCTACGACCACGCCCGCCCCGATCCGCAGCGTGGCTTGAACCGCGTTGGCGAGCGGCGCGCCGATGCGCGACGTGAACGATGCAAAGACCGCAGCCGCAATGATGACGCCGATCGCATCGAGGACGAGCCCTTCGGTTTCGAGCAAATGCGAGAGCCCGATGCGCAAGCGCAGACGCGCGAGCAACGGCCCGGTAACGGTCGGTCCGGTAACGACGCAAACTGCCGCAACCATCACCGCGACCAACTTCGTAAGCCCGTAGTGCCGGCCGACGATCGGCAGCAACGCCAGCGTCAGAGCCGGCCCCACCAATGCCAAAAGTCCGATCGTCCATCGGGGCATGTTGCGCAGATCGATGCGAAGGGTCGCCTCAAAAAGCACGACGACCACCGCAAGCGAGAGCAGCGCGCGCGTTCCGGGCTGTGTAAGGTCGATTTTCAAAAAGCCGAGACCGCTCGGGCCGGCGGCGAGGCCAAAGGCGAGCAGCGTGATGATCGACGGCACGCCGAAGCGCCGTAATAGCACGCGCGCCAACAACGCCGCGACCAATACCAACACCGCTCCGAACTCTACCGAGAGCGACGGATAATGCGCGAGCATGCTCATTACGTCAGCGCGAGTCTCTCAAGCGTCGGATAGACCAAGGCGCGCGCTTGCGGAAATGTCGTCGGATCGATGATATCGTGTCGCGGTTCGCCGAGATCGCGCAAAATATCGTAGCGATAGCGAGCTCCGTACTGGTTCCACCGCGCGAAGAGGCCGGCCGTCACCGTATCGTTCACCGCGCTTTCGTTCGCGTTGATCACGAAGGTACACTTGCGAGCAAGCGGCGCGGCGCGGTGCGCGTCTTGGAGCACGACGTCGCCCAGAAAAACGATTTTCGCCAGTGCGTGCGTCGGGAAACCGGGGTAGGCGTAAGGCGGTAGCGATGCGGCCTTGATGCGCGGGTCCCACCACCAGTACATATCCGGGATCGTGTCGAGCGCACGCATGGCAATATTTCCGAACCATTCTGGTATCGCGATCGGCATTAAAAAAGGCGAGATCGGCACCACTACGTCGACCGGCTGGGTCTGCGCGAGCCAGAGCGCCATCGTACCGCCCAGCGAGAGCCCCATCACGGCGACGGTTTCGCCCAAGCCGCGCGCATCGCCATACGTTTCCTGCGCGCAGCGCACCAAATCGGTTACGGTGAGATTCGCCAACGCGCGCGTTAGGCGGTTCTTGTGCCCGTGCAGGGGAAGGCGCGGAACGTAGACGTTTGCTCCGCGAGCGTGCAACATCCGCGCGAGTTCGTCGAACTGTTGCGGACAATTGGTAAATCCATGCAACAGCACGACGGCGCGCCCGACGCGCTTGCCGTGGTCGTACAGTCGCGGGAGTGCGGCTCGCTCGATCCGGGGATCGGCGGCATCGCGCGCGATGGAGGCCGCAATGCGGCTACGCGCATCGTCGAACGAAGGCGCCGCCCCAAGCGGGGCCGTCTGCGGCGCCGGGTCTTGCGAAGCCGAGCAAGCTCCCAGTGAGCCCGCCGCTGCAGCGCCGAGCATCAATCGATTGAAAACTACTCGCCGCATGAAGGCAAGCATTCCATTCGCACGTAT
This window contains:
- a CDS encoding cation:proton antiporter, with amino-acid sequence MLAHYPSLSVEFGAVLVLVAALLARVLLRRFGVPSIITLLAFGLAAGPSGLGFLKIDLTQPGTRALLSLAVVVVLFEATLRIDLRNMPRWTIGLLALVGPALTLALLPIVGRHYGLTKLVAVMVAAVCVVTGPTVTGPLLARLRLRIGLSHLLETEGLVLDAIGVIIAAAVFASFTSRIGAPLANAVQATLRIGAGVVVGVLLGFLGQRTMGFATRSSSDISKIYVLLIGFSAYAIAELVSHESGLVGVVACGMVMDLKTLPHERLLRSFKEDLSMLALSTVFVLLASQIELGQLGALVVPALAIVAALVAFRIITVLAATQTGAYTWPERVLMMTIFPRGIVAVSLATYYATQLPAWGLRGGGVLAGVLFLVIMTTIVLSTASAILVTRIFGLQMPSMIIAGISPATLDAARGLIERGHRALLVDREERAVLFARASDLEAELAENSAQIVSLARERGARCVILSAASGWEDLRKRLPASVEIRPLGSGETAGFAAWEAT
- a CDS encoding alpha/beta fold hydrolase; translation: MRRVVFNRLMLGAAAAGSLGACSASQDPAPQTAPLGAAPSFDDARSRIAASIARDAADPRIERAALPRLYDHGKRVGRAVVLLHGFTNCPQQFDELARMLHARGANVYVPRLPLHGHKNRLTRALANLTVTDLVRCAQETYGDARGLGETVAVMGLSLGGTMALWLAQTQPVDVVVPISPFLMPIAIPEWFGNIAMRALDTIPDMYWWWDPRIKAASLPPYAYPGFPTHALAKIVFLGDVVLQDAHRAAPLARKCTFVINANESAVNDTVTAGLFARWNQYGARYRYDILRDLGEPRHDIIDPTTFPQARALVYPTLERLALT